TCAGCAGAACAGAACGTGGGAGATGCTAAAGACAATGACAATGATGTTGACGCCTCTGTGCCCGAGAACGCAGAGGCTGAACAAGGTAAGAAAGACGGAGAAGAAGCTGAAGATAATGAAACTGATGGCGATAAGAAAGACAGCAACCAAGAAACACAAGATAGTGTCGACGGGAACGAAGATAATAAGAATATTGAGTCTGACCAAAGTGTacaagacagcaacaaagaaaatggTGATGAAGAAGACACTAAAGATGGGAAGGTCAAGACAAGCGACAGGAAAGTTAGCATCGCCAAGAGTGGGAGTGAAGGATCCGGAGAAGGAGGATCCCTGGATCAGGACGCCAGCCTCAGCCCTGGAGAAGAAGGCAGCGCCTCGTCCGCACAGAACACCGTCATCAGCAACACCTCCAAGCAACAGTCatcgctggaggaggagcaagagggaaGCTCCAAGATTAAGAGTAAGAAATCAATGCTCGGAGAACATGGAAAAACGATTGAAGTTGACGAGGACGAGACCGAAGTAGACGGAGGAAGTGCAACTGAACAGGAGGAAAGTGCGGGCAAACAGGCCAAcaatgaaggtgatgatggagacaAGGAATTATCAGGTAAAGATGTAAGCTTCGATGAAGAGGAGGGCGATGAAGAAGGATATGAAGATCAAGAAGATGATGGTCAGGAGACCGAGGAAGGTCAGAATGGCCAACGAGCCACCAGAGCGGCCGGGGTGCGAGCGCGCCCAAAGTCAGCAGTTCGCCCAGGAACCCTAAGCAAGAAGGTAGGGAACAGGAAGACCAAGGGAGGAGGCGCCGGGAAGAGGGCCTCAGTCCTGAAGAGAAGATCGACACAAGACGACTCTAGAGGCGATAATGGCGAACCCGTACACAAGAACACTACCCGACGTGTTAGTATCTCGAGGGACCTGCCCCACTTGGGCAGCCTACGTGACACACAGGAGGACGATGAGGAAGGTGTTGAGAGGCCTCCGGGGACCGCCTCGGAGGAGCGAAGTCACGAGATGCTGCTGGAGTCGAGCGGGCGAGACTTCCTGACGGTGGACGCCGCACCGCCGGGGCTGTCCTCGCCAAGCTCGACCCACGGCAGGGACACCGGCGACTCTGGCTTCAAGGTACGGTCGTCCTCTGAGCCATACTCTCATACTGCCCCTCGATCTCCCTCCCCTACCTCGAGTCATGAGACCCTTCGTGGAAACCCAGTATGCAAATCAGTTTTGGACACAAATACTTGTAGTCATGTAGAGCAACCCAGTGTTCCTGGTCATGCATGCATACAAGTCTTTCCGCATGATTTTGTTCCTTGATGATAATGGTAGAAGTCTGTAGAGTTTGGATATCACTGAGCTTATGCACGTCTGAGGCACTTTACTGTCTGAATGGTCAGGCCAACACCACGTTTCCTATCCCTCTCACGCAGCGTCCTCTACAGGAGTCGGGCTACAGCGATACTCTGGCCGTCGAGCGAGACTCCGATGTAGACGGCCCGACGGACCCCGAGAGACACACCGAGGACGAGGACACTCCCCAGGCTTCAAGGAAGAAGACAAAGACGAGACGGAGACGGAACAAGGAGCGGGAGGAGAGGTACGGCGCTGGCGCCGTGCCAGAGGACGGGCGCGCTGCACGCACGGGCAGGGGCGACGGCGTCGGAGACGACGATGACGTAAGTAACGCACGTGAGAGTATGTGTTAAGTTCACAGTCAACAGTTGCAGGGTAGAAAGTTCCACAGGTAACACAGTCATCTCCAAAGGCTAGTAAGTTCTGCAGGTTACACACACCAAGTTTAAAAAGGTATCAAGTTCCACGGGCAATACGGTACTGTCACGGATCAAGCGGTAAGATCCATGAAAAATGAACTAAGTTCTATGTACGTTGTGAGAAGCGATAGGTTCAAAAGGTGACACGGTAAGTGCCAGAAACTCTATAGAAAGTTCCGTGACCTATGCAGACTGACAGGTACATGAAAGTTTCAGTTACAGAGTAAGTTTTACTGACTTTAAAGGATATCGTGTTGGCAACAGAGTAAGTTCTACTGGCTTTTACATGTCGTCAGCTTCTTTGGTTAGATGTAGCTCTCTGGGTATCGCCACAGCACGACATGATTTCGAAAGAGTAAGTCATAGTAAAAGTACTTATTGCTAGAGtaagaaaatatgataataacTCCTGCTTTACCTCCACTCTGATGAGTTCGTTGCCCACTTCAATCTTGCCTCCTTATTTTTTTCCCATCATCTTGTGATCGTCTTTATCCGCCTTTCTTCACCATCAgcttattctctctcatatttctccatgatttttcttctcatgtccttccccatcATTGTTTTGTCTTCTCTTCCTTTATATTCAatttctctcatctttcctttcaccacatttctctccatcaccttCCTTTTGTCCACCTTACCTTCCACTAGAGTAGGGCACTTTTCCAGTTACACTCCCCATCAACATTTCAGTAGCACTTTACTCTCTGTAGGACATGGTCATCCTTTTCAGTTTATTTCCCCGCTGGCTGTTGAGCCGGAAGGGGTGGTGGGCGAGGAGGAGCCCAGTGCCATCTTAACCTGCCTCTTCCAGAAATAAGGCTGACTTCACGACACTGTTACTatcctccatcagataaccttGCCATgaaccattaggtctcctgtGATCAGTCCTTCTCTTGTCCCTTCACCTTGTCCTTCTGCATCCTGCAGGAGAGAGGACCTCGTAAGAAACGTGACCTCAGGGCCCGTCAGGAGGGAGTCGACGCCACAGACGAGGCTGGTAGGGGAACGGACGACTCTCCTCCCGGTACTTttgacgaagacgaagacgacgaGGAGGCCGACGAAGACGCCCTACGAAAGCTCGGGGTCACGTCACACAGGCGGCCCGGAGTtaggagaggtcaggtcaggagcgGGGCCATGAGTGGCGGCCCGAAGAAGGTAAGACGATAAGGAAATGATAACTTTAATGCCAGCTGAGTTAGTAGGTCAGAAGCCCAACCTcacataacattatcatcactaagtACTTGATGAACACAGTTGGCACAAGCCTCGTAGTGCTCTAGCTATTAAGAGATCATCACAAAGATTTAcacattctttctttttaacaCATTTACAAAACATTTACAGTCGACGCCATACCTAAACTTATGCAACATGATAACACGAGAACAGTTGTTTACATTTATGAGAACTGCATGACCTTAATATTCCTGTTTATATAACTTTTCGTATATTCATTTCTAACTGTATTTCTGTACCCCGTTTCTCTGTAACCATCGTTCCCTGCAGCACTCTATGGTACTCTTAGCTTTCAGTTATGTCATCATTATCTGACTAACAAGCCACAGACTGTAATGTGTAGTTACTTACGTGGTTGTGAAGCTTACAGGGAGATCAATGTTATTGTGGTTGTGGAATGACGTATTTTGCTTGACTGGCGAAGCTGGAATGTAAGCTTGACTGTATGTCACTGTATATAGCTACTGTATTCTGATGTTTTGTATCTCTAATGTAAATGTGATTATACAGTCCCACGACCCTTattatggggcttctgcagcactccagacaggagcagggtaatgaaAGAACTCCAgacaggagcagggtaatgaaagactcctttggagcgaaaagGTCCTTAGCCTATGACACAGCCTTGCAGATGCATGGCTGCATCATCTCAGATGGACGGGAAGGAGTACAGTTTGGTCAAAGACCTTGTCGCCCGAGGAGTCTATAGCTACCCTGCTACTGCGTGGAGCGCAACCTAGAGCCGTAGCAGCCCAGTATGAAGAGCCCTAGtgtgtattatgataatgatatatatatatatatatatatatatatatatatatatatatatatatatatatatatatatatatatatatatatatagatagatagatagatagatagatagatagatagatagatagatagatatagatagatagatagatagatagatagatagatagaaagatagacagacaaacaaacagatagatacacagataggtAGGAACAAAGATACTTATACCTTGCAATCTGTTTACCAATTTACTATTCTGTTAATCACCATTTACACACATATCTGTACAGCCTTTTTCTTATTCTTCAAATCTCTCTATGATAAACTTTATTTTCTGTAAGTAGATTTCACGGTATTTTGTCTTTTCTCCAATTGTAAGAGACTGATAGATTCTGCTGCattgtcttacccttacatacttaccgtatatatataatgaacctcACATTATCACTCTTACTTTGAGTGTAACAACTCTAACAAAGTGGAGACATCCTGATCTGTAGTCCTCACTCAAAGCCATACCCTCAGCCAGTATGTCTACTGCTCACATTTCGTGTCTTTTGTATTTTTCTGTACCACCGCTGGAGGTGACACTTGTTCCTGTGCCTCAGGTGGAGAACATGGAGTCGAGCCTAAGACGACGATCCCGCAAGGCCGCCTCGCCTTCCACCGAGGTGTCCATCACTCAGGCCATGCAGAACACTATGCGCAAGTAGGTTCTTGATGGCATGGGTACCATGCCTATGTAGACAGTAGAACGTAGGGGTCTTGTGCCCAGGTAGGTAATACAATGCATGGCTCCCGTCCATATGTAGGTACTAGGAGGCTTAGTTCCAACGCTCGGGTAGGTACTGGAACGGAAGGACCCCGAGTGCTGGCTGGTTCGAGTCTTGGAACTTAGACTTGCAGCACTGAGGGTGCTGAGACCTGCAGCACTGAGGGTCCTGAGACCTGCAGCACTGAGGGTCCTGAGGCCAACTAATGATGGCTCTGCGTCTTTTCACTGAGGACTGGCACCATAAGGCCCTGCAGGTTGGACCGTAAGTCAGATTGTTATAACTTAAGCAAGTATTATGCTAACTATTTTGTGATGAGTATTTCATATGTAAATAAAGAATGTTAATAATATTTTGAATTGTCTTTGCATAATGTCTAAATAATCCACTTTCAAATTCTATATCAACAAACACCCATGTTTTTAAACATGTTCAGTTTATCATTATGCAAAGTATCCGTCTTCATACGTCTTGTTTTACATAATAAAATCAGGCGAATTTCAAGGAAAACAAATCTATGAAAGGTTGACATCTTAGCAACATTTGAAAGTCACAGGATTTTCCTGAACTCACATTGATAAAAGTTTCGCCTCTTGGTACCAAATATTTCCCTCGCTCTCCAAGCTGTTGAGACTTTTTTGTGTCTGTCGTAGGTACGCGCTGGAGCGGAGGCTGTTCCAGCAACTACTGGAGCTGAAGCGAATGCAGATCCGCAACACACGAGCCAACGAGCACGTCCTCATCAAGAGGATGGTGGACTCGTTCCATAAGGAAGGAAATCTACTCGGGATAAGAGGCTACGGTGGCCCTTATAGCTTCTCCAGCTACGAGAAGTACCTGTACGGTCAGTTCAGCCGTAAGGCGTTGCTTAGACCTTTCGTTCCACTATTTTCATGGGTTTGGAATAAAAGTTAGAAAGAAATCagttttttcctttactttttattcgtagatgttgttgttgttgcatgcATCGGGAGATCTGAATTAGTTTTATTGTTTCTGAGAATCCCACTTTACCGTGGTTTTCTTAATGACGTTCTTTTACATGTTTTTGAGGTACTCAGTATGTTCATTTGGTCTTTTGCATCATCTTGACCCTGACGTACTTTTGGGATGTGTGCATCCCCACTTCTCAATATGGCTAGTATCAAGGACGCCTCATTTATCTACATTTTGTTTGCTAGAACGTCTCTCTTTATCTTCATATCAAATAATCTGGCCCTAACTTGGTGTCCATGAGTTCATTTTCTTCGTCGGACCCCAGAGGAACATAtcttaccttccttcctctcctccggcAGACCAGCTGAGGTTCCTGCAGAGCTCCCAGGGTGTCAAGATCCCAGCCTTCCGCCCCTCCGACGACGTGGAGAAGCTGAGCAGAGCCATCCGCAGGGCCGAGATCAAGGAACTTCCTGAACCCTTGATGACTCACCGGGACCCCTCCGTctgcaaccacaccacccaccgctGCCACCACGCAGCCCACGCCTACACGGGCGTCCCCTGCGCCGCCTACAGTGAGTCACCCGTGCAGCTCTGTCGTTCATGGTTTACCTATCTCTTTATATCTTTGTTTACCTGTCTCTTTAGAGCATAGTTTACCTCGTCCATTACCTCCCTACCTCATTGTTTGCCAATCTCTTTACTTCTTTATTTCCCCATCTCTGTACTTTATGACCCATTTCTTCCTATCACTGTTTATccatcttctttccttctcttccccgAACGATATCTTCTCCCCTCACACAGCAAGCCTGACTGGCTGGTCACTCAGCTGTGGCCTCAAGTGTCATTCTTACCTCAGCTCGTCCTCTGGTCCTCCTGTCTGTCTAGATGTTCTACTATCTTACATCTGTCGTCATGTGTTGCACCCGACGCGTCCTCCTCACACTCAACCATCTTCTCTGCCACAGTTGGCTACCACAGGAGGAGAAaagccagcaacaacaacaacaataacaacaacaacaagcaggTGTCCCTCCCGAGGATAGCGGGCAGCACCGCAGGCGGAGGCACCGCAGGAGGGACCGCAGGCGCCTCCCCTGCGCCGCCGCAAGATGGTGCCAGGGTCGCCCCCGGGGAACCCATTGGTCTCAGGAACTATGACCCTAAGAAGCCCCTCACCGTAGAGCTACAGGTAAACCTGAGGAGGGTTGGTTGCTTGTAGGGCTTGTAGTTCGTGTGAAATGACTTGTGCGGGTGTGAATTGTTCTTGCGTTAGTATAGTGGAGAACATTGAACTTTGAACTTTACAACACCAAGTTCCCTTTCAAGGAACTCTCGCAGTGCTTGGGAAGTCATCCACGTCCACCGTTGGACACCAAAGGTCATGAAGCGTGGTCATGTTGGGTGTCCCTCTGGCCAGGTTAGTACAGGGAAGCTGATGGCGAGGTCTTCAATGTCATCATCAGTGTGGGAGCTGATTCCTGGTCATGTAATGTGTGGACTGTATGTTGAAGAGCATCATAGATGGCGCTGCTGTCTGTTGTGGCAGACTCTCCAGAGATACTCCGGAGGTGGATGACAGGGTATGAGTGTgccaaaggagaaagttgagaagtgATATGATAAAATGGAAGGTTATGAAATGCTGTAGAGGAAGGTAAGCCAGGACGAGTTGACTGTGAGTTTCAATTCAGGAGGATATAGGGAGAGCTGCTGTGATAAATGTGGGGGACGTGCTGGTATGGGAACTGAAGTGAGTTGCAAGatggagaggtcactgtctataAGGAAAGACATAAGCATACatgaaggtacagtagtgttgacaGTAGTGTAGGTATGTGAGTCTTGGGCTGCAGATGCTAAGGATCCGAAGAGAATGAATGTCATGGaagtgaaatacctgaggacGTTATGTGACATGAGGAAGTCTGACCATACGAAGTAACACTGCTACAAAGGTGTCATGGTGAATGTTATGCATGGTAGCGCCGACCAGGGTGTGCTGGTGTGGTTCggacagatggagaggatgagtgatgagatACTAACAGAGAGGATTCGTGTGTCCAAAgcagagggagcaggaggagcggAAGACCTAGAAGAAGGAGGGTAAAGGGCGTGCATAGAGTGGAAAGAACTGGAGTAGTATGATAGAtgggggccgacgtgctgtcaaccaaGGCCTATGATGTGGTATAGCATGATAGTTTCCTGGTTCGATAAATTATACATGACTGGTAGAGtaaatgtgtgcaaatgaagccattattcgtctgttcctgacgcaaTCTGGTAAAGCAGGAAAGATGACCAGGTATGATATAATCAATAAAATATGAATCAAATCTATATTGCTTTCCAACCTGAGGCTTTTTAAGGTTAAAATGTGTTATGATTTGAGACATTATAACATCAGCTCTTGCTGTAAACACATTGTATCTCGTATAAATATTGCTACAGTGAGAGGAAAAACTTTTTTGGGTTTGTTAAAGGTGAAAACTTTTAAAGGTTAAAATTCTTTATGAGTCATTCAGTCTAAGTAGATAAAACTAAACATTTCATCGCAAATATAATTTGGAGTTGGATTTTGTCAAAAGGGGCGTTAAATAATGTACTCTGTAGTCTTAAATAAGATTCTCACTAGGTTCTAAGGTGCCTTTTACATATATAGAGAAGAGTTACCTCATAATGGGACTTGACAGACTCCATGTACAAACACAAAAGCTATAGTTTCTTTGAACATAGACACAAAGAAATATATGGTTTTTAAGCACTTACACCCCCCCATCTCTAAGTTTGTACATAGCTTTATCTTACCAGTGAAATAATACACGCTTTAAAGGTGATAATCTCGTGATTCAAAATGTTTCAGGGATTCTTATATTATCCATCACATTTGAACATAATGTACACTGGTTTGTTACATGCACCACAGCAGACAAGTCAAGGGACACTTCCACCAGACACTCTTATCCTTCCCTTTAGCCACAGTATGTCTGGCGTATGTGGATGTTCAGCTGTCGAATGTGTATTTACTGCATGTCAACATCCTCTGCATGGCTCATTAGACATGCTCCTCCAGACAACCAGGTCATGAAACTCAAAAGTCAGTTGAAGATGAGATAAACACAAGTGTGGTTGTTAGTGTATGAGAAAATCCTTATCTTATGGGATAATTTCTTTGCGTGATCACATGACGGATAACACGTGCATTCTGATAATAACACTTTCCATGCCTTGGTCACGTTATCTTACACTGATGTTATTTTCTGATTATGTTTTCAAGGCACAAGATCACCTCTGAGTGTCAGCTGTTCTTGGATGTGTAAGAGGGTAAAGTCTGGCACATAGAGATCTAATTCTCTTCTATCCCAACAGGAATATCATCCTCGTCGTCTTGTGAGTaatgatgtatagatatatgaacGTAATGGAGCTGGTTGTAGTGTCAGTAAGAAGTAAACCACTTCCACTTGAACACGTCATTGAGAGTTGGTCTTGAGCACCTTAGTGAGGGTTGGCTATGGAAGCACCacgatatatatatcaatgtcttGTGAAGGTGTCACAAGGGTTTGaatatgaaatgttttgggcaatTTTCCTTTTATGATACTGTTTCCATTTGCTACCTACAATTGCCTGTAACTACATCAGACAGTAGGAAGAATGCGAAATCATTAGAAACCAATTACAACGTTTAATATTTATTTTAAACGCGTCTTGCTGGCTTCCTTACCCCGACATTCATCACACCGAAGCACCTCAGGCAGTTCCTTACAAGGAAGGAGAACTAGGATAATTATTTGTTTTTATCTTAAACCTGAGGAGTACGTTAATCCATCGAGCACGACCACCCTTGGTGTGATGGTCTGGCATTTGACGTGGCACTTAACAGTTTCGCGGCTGATTGCGTATATTGTGTCATTTATATACTGACAGCTGAGAGATCCCGCCAGTGCAGAACCCTAGACACTGACATCTCCACTTACCCTGGGTGAACAAGGAGACACGTACATTCCAGAGCTAATGGGCTTGACTCTGCGTCAGGTGCATACCCTCAAGTAGAGTCTGGCTCTGCTCATAACCTAACCAAGGAACGCCagaacccctcctcctgctcttcgtccagagcccctcctcctcctcctccttcctcctcctcctcttcgtccagaaccccccctcctcctcttcgtccagaacccgccctcctcctcctagtccagaacccctcctcctcctcctcgtccagaacccctcctcctcctcctcgtccagaacccctcctcctcctcctcgtccagaacccctcctcctcctcgtccagatcccctcctcctcctcctcctcctccagaacccctcctcctcctcgtccagaacccctcctcctcctcttcatccatcgGTGGAGTGATATGTGAACGTCAGGCAagctaggtcaaaggccagtccattgtatccaagggtcgtaacgtcagcGCCGGCCCACTGAGGTCTAGCCTCAAAGTACAGTTGAATGAGCACTCTGTATCAAAGTCTTGATCTTCATTTGTGGACAGCACCCATCATTCTCTGTTTGATTATTCGTGTATTAAAGAAGTCTGACAGGTTCTCTAAATCGGACCATTTATCTCCTTAGAATGCTAACGATAACACTGCACGAGAGGCACAGCACCAAGCACGATATGAGTTAGCACTATCATGAATGATAACGTATCATTGCTGGCCATATGTAGTCGCCAGAGCTGTAGTTGTCGGAAATTTGATGGTTGTCTTTTGCGCTGCCAGTGGCTGGGGACAAACATATCTGTTAGATGTGAAAGTCTGGCAGCGCAGATCagactgttgttgttgtatatCTGGCAGCGAAATCCTCCCTAGGATGAAGCTTCCTTTAGGGTTTGTCTGCGTCGCTAGACACTTGCTGTGTAGGTATAGGGGAGAGGTGTAGTGAGGCTGGGTTAAGATCGACAAACACTTACACGTTCGAGGCCTTTCCGAGGCTGTAATGCCCTCGTCTCCCTCCCTGGACAGCATGGGCTGGCGCGACAGCAGATCGTCTTGCCAactgacatcctcgataagaacaaGAAGTACCACCTCACCTTCAGCATCAAGGTCTGTCTCTAGTTCCTTGCATGCTTCCCTCTCATGTGCGAATGTACTTTGTCTCGCCTCTCATACTGCATGATCGCATGCGCTAATAATCTTGgttctgttctctctttttttctgggtGGGTAGCGTCTCTCCTTGTTAAGTCCCGTGATGAAATTGTTTTTGTCTTTGCAGCCTTCTACCCCAGTCCCAGCTGTCCCGCACTCCCCTCTGAGGGAGGAAGTGGTCCCGGCGGAGCGTTCTGCCTCCGCCCCTGAGATCATCGATACGGACACCCTCGCTCCTGACGCCCGGCAGGAGCTTCTACACTCCGCACCACCAGAGGGCAGAACCGAAGCCTGAACCACACAGAGGAACACTGAACCTCACCAGGATCCTCACCTGTTGCCAGCAGAAAGCAAAACCGAGATCTCATTCCCAGTGAGAAAGCTTTgacccataccatatactccagTCATGTCCGACAGAGAAAGAGACTTCACTAACCCCACTCGTCCAGGAGGCTCTGCCCCACCGTGGTGCTGCTCCCTGCATCCTTGCCTGAACCTCTCGTGCTCCTACGCGTCAGTAGGAGGACGGTGAGCTCACCTGGAGGTTTCTGAGTTACTTGAAAGTTCGTCAAACTCCAAAACTAGAACGTAAATCTTGATCATAAACAGAGATCCATCCAGTCCAGAGACTGGACTTCAGAAATCGAGCGCGCGTGCCAGGCTTGTACCTGTTGGATCATTAATGTTAGAACGATAACCTCAAGATTAACTCACATTTCGTGGTTTGTCTTCGTATTCAAGGTGTGATGTCATGCTTAAGGGTTCACTCTACCTGCTTATGGGCTCACACTGTTTGATAATCTGTTCATTCAAAGGTGAGCTAATCTGTCCAAGGAAATGAATACGAAATGGTAGGAATCCTCTTTGCATGTGTTGTCATCATCACCAACGCTGCCACTGTCTCTCAGAACAAAATCCAAGATGTATGACTGGCACTTCTCTGTcctacacacacaaagaaaaaaatcatcatgTAGGCCAGGTAATGAGGTGTTTACAATGTAGTAACATATAAACGAAATTGATGTCAGCAACTTTGGAGATGTGGTGTTATTATGGTGTCAAATGAGGATAGTTTCCGGAGAAGTCAACATATTCATTGTATTTTATAGATGTAACTTCTGACTCATCTCTGGTAAACCATTATTGTGAAATATAGTTCATGTTCATTCCTGTGAAATAATGTTCATGTCATTTGCAtcgaaactatgtaatgtataatGAACTCAATCATGTAatattcattattatatttatcatgttaTTGAATACACTAACCTGTGTTTCTGTCAGTTATCGTCGTGTGTTTATTCTGATAATAAGCCAGAGAAACAAATATCATAATAATACTTTCTAAATGACTCTTAACCTTCAAGTGACGTGATAAGgagagacaaaacacacacacacacacacacacacacacacacacacacacacacacacacacactggacctaCAGACACGTCACCAGTCTGCCCTAACcagtaatacatatgtatattctgaAGGAACATGAATACTGTGATTGTAAGTTCAGATGTATCTTTTTCTCTCACCGGATATTTCATCCCTTAAAATCCTGGGTTTTATTCCCGATTGTTTCTTTCCCCAGCAGGTGACCTTATCCTACACCATCAGGCCGCCTGTCCTCTGGCTTCCCCATATCCTGTCACATgctactctcctctcctctctccagtTATGTAATTGGGGGAGACCAATGACCTAGCTGTTATAGTTACAGTGTCCATCATCGTAGCGTCCTAATCTGTAGCGCCATAATCGTAGttttccatcatctgtagctgtccataatctgtagctgtccataatctgtagctgtccataatctgtagctgtccataatctgtagctgtccatcatctgtagctgtccataatctgtagctgtccataatctgtagctgtccatcatctgtagctgtccataatctgtagctgtccatcatctgtagctgtccataatctgtagctgtccatcatctgtagctgtccataatctgtagctgtccataatctgtagctgtccataatctgtagctgtccatcatctgtagctgtccatcatctgtagctgtccataatctgtagctgtccataatctgtagctgtccatcatctgtagctgtccatcatctgtagctgtccatcatctgtagctgtccataatctgtagctgtccataatctgtagctgtccatcatctgtagctgtccataatctgtagctgtccatcatctgtagctgtccataatctgtagctgtccataatctgtagctgtccataatctgtagctgtccataatctgtagctgtccataatctgtagctgtccataatctgtagctgtccataatctgtagctgtccatcatctgtagctgtccatcatctgtagctgtccatcatctgtagctgtccataatctgtagctgtccatcatctgtagctgtccataat
This sequence is a window from Panulirus ornatus isolate Po-2019 chromosome 52, ASM3632096v1, whole genome shotgun sequence. Protein-coding genes within it:
- the LOC139765100 gene encoding uncharacterized protein isoform X2, with the protein product MTAAVAGMPGGGLGKEEQPQDPGGPGASEGVTPLMYACQQGRDHTVRQILHRKPNSIQERDRTGKTALHYCAENPTLACIDQVVEADPSLLKARDEDGYTPLHLATIAGNRTVVKYLLTKDADVKALDNEKHTVVHWATVCGEVELLDLLIEAGADPSTPDIHGAYPLHYAAQMCGPNSEMGNDVRVGLMVLRKLLQRGVDVSVTDHDGRQPLLWAASAEVRPSHVYCPSGSADAILALINAGASVSAEDKDGLTALHCAASRGHLDCLDCLVNFCGAEVDTLDSNGCTPLFYAVTLGHADCTQLLLHHGAHPDKQDRKGRTPAHCGAAKGQLETLKLLHRKGADLWKRNVKGDLPLHEACQSGRKDLVLWLLSMRPDTVNAPNLDGRCPLHIAAINNNIEMCKILMDKQAAVNPIMRNSRGQLLTPLDAGVARGNRGCAKYLQLHGGVAASKLTDKHALQKAMQRRRSSWLPYSLRALETKQHSNTGATPSELTADDLVSSSASSALKSNRSTMTASPVNTEAQTDTVDLKNKENMERKVTQRDAQTGTSEVNIRKLVLEEEAAELARKKAEEQRIAEEKNEEEEEQGKQKTTDKETDEEENKRKQSVDKEESQTEGDAEGNKKASADEEEIDESKRDSVKKEESEDGAGASGSEEKGGEDPDASGSVPEDASGEPGGKASSREGSIDSDGNVEEEGAKEKTKGSKNEGADDGDGEDAGKNEKTEESEDTNRTSQEALQRKSEEEGEEGGQTQVGEEDKAGEGDGSAEQNVGDAKDNDNDVDASVPENAEAEQGKKDGEEAEDNETDGDKKDSNQETQDSVDGNEDNKNIESDQSVQDSNKENGDEEDTKDGKVKTSDRKVSIAKSGSEGSGEGGSLDQDASLSPGEEGSASSAQNTVISNTSKQQSSLEEEQEGSSKIKSKKSMLGEHGKTIEVDEDETEVDGGSATEQEESAGKQANNEGDDGDKELSGKDVSFDEEEGDEEGYEDQEDDGQETEEGQNGQRATRAAGVRARPKSAVRPGTLSKKVGNRKTKGGGAGKRASVLKRRSTQDDSRGDNGEPVHKNTTRRVSISRDLPHLGSLRDTQEDDEEGVERPPGTASEERSHEMLLESSGRDFLTVDAAPPGLSSPSSTHGRDTGDSGFKESGYSDTLAVERDSDVDGPTDPERHTEDEDTPQASRKKTKTRRRRNKEREERYGAGAVPEDGRAARTGRGDGVGDDDDERGPRKKRDLRARQEGVDATDEAGRGTDDSPPGTFDEDEDDEEADEDALRKLGVTSHRRPGVRRGQVRSGAMSGGPKKVENMESSLRRRSRKAASPSTEVSITQAMQNTMRKYALERRLFQQLLELKRMQIRNTRANEHVLIKRMVDSFHKEGNLLGIRGYGGPYSFSSYEKYLYDQLRFLQSSQGVKIPAFRPSDDVEKLSRAIRRAEIKELPEPLMTHRDPSVCNHTTHRCHHAAHAYTGVPCAAYIGYHRRRKASNNNNNNNNNKQVSLPRIAGSTAGGGTAGGTAGASPAPPQDGARVAPGEPIGLRNYDPKKPLTVELQHGLARQQIVLPTDILDKNKKYHLTFSIKPSTPVPAVPHSPLREEVVPAERSASAPEIIDTDTLAPDARQELLHSAPPEGRTEA